The region GGGTCTTCCTTGAAGAACTCCCCGTAGACGCGATTGACGGCGTCGAAATCATCCATATCGACCAGATAGACGTTCACCTTGACCACGTCGTCCAGTCCGGCGCCTCCGGCCTCCAGGAGCCCCTTGAGGTTCAGGAGGACCTGGCGGGTCTGCTCGCCGATCTCTCCGTCCACCATCTGGCCGGTGGCCGGGTCCAGCGGGATCTGACCGGAGCACCATAGCCAGCCATCGGCGAGGATTGCCTGAGA is a window of Acidobacteriota bacterium DNA encoding:
- a CDS encoding RidA family protein codes for the protein MSRTVIKTDRAPGAVGPYSQAILADGWLWCSGQIPLDPATGQMVDGEIGEQTRQVLLNLKGLLEAGGAGLDDVVKVNVYLVDMDDFDAVNRVYGEFFKEDPPARACVDVCRLPKGARVEMDAVARIGAVRVGDEAS